From a region of the Phaeodactylum tricornutum CCAP 1055/1 chromosome 4, whole genome shotgun sequence genome:
- the ATPase1-2B gene encoding P2B, P type ATPase (calcium-transporting ATPase), with translation MPSKTASHSSTANPHGKSRVAETIRMLEAESSDLRGLLQSINEAQSLESNRHNLETVLEGPQGLARRLGTDPKAGLDRETIETRRACFGANRLPSAPRKTFGQLFLDTFDDATLQILIVAALVSLAVGLYDDPATGYVEGCAILAAVLVVSFVTAVNDFQKESQFRELSAANDAVDVLVVRNNVHWQIPVDELVVGDVVCVEAGDQIPCDGVLLVADDVQVDESALTGEPTDVDKSLQNDPFVLSGCTMEAGTARFLAIAVGKDSQWGIIKAHLDKEHSQTPLQEKLDDMAAMIGYIGMAAAAATFLAMMFIKVVLKPSYLAHISVFNYALEAFIIGVTIVVVAVPEGLPLAVTISLAFSTKKMLADKNLIRHLSACETMGNATNICSDKTGTLTENRMTVVKGIFADTRCDDTINRVPVLINKKALEVILEGIACCSTAKVIPAQAAVANEHGIDDLHLVDDRPHIIGNKTEAALLILARSSWTPHDDTDQRRVDANFGAEGGSRLFPFSSSRKCMTVFVTKDEAAVSDTSIRTRRATKNVQSYTLYHKGAAEIVLDKCTKYLDIDGTEKEMSDQKREEFAKLIREFASQALRCVALAHRRDIQNVVDPQTVTQQDCEKKLEKEMCLDAIAGIMDPLRPDVVEAVAICQRAGIFVRMVTGDNLDTAEAIARQAGILTEGGISMIGEKFRKLTPAQLDEILPRLQVLARSSPEDKHTLVQRLNGAAIPSTESEWCEAHPNKDFATQRNLLLPGYKDEWAKSRFGVGEVVGVTGDGTNDAPALKAADVGLSMGLSGTDVAKKASDIIIMDDNFASIVRAVLWGRSVFDNIRKFLQFQLTVNVVALTITFLAAVVGYQPPLNAVMMLWVNLIMDTMGALALGTEPPLKELLDRRPYRRDSSLISRPMWRNILCQAVFQLSLLVFLLNKGPAMFECEDGSRHHFTILFNAFVFCQVFNEFNAREIGDRFDPLRSLSESPMFLLVIVFTMVAQWAIVEFGGDFTQTYPLSWEEWKITVGLGAISLPVGFFMRLIPVSEDPSTFAGIERKNGKPKEIWLLTPLLMILVPVFVAIVYQLAYEIDEFAHETEHHLP, from the exons ATGCCGTCGAAAACAGCGAGTCATAGTTCCACCGCGAATCCACACGGCAAGTCACGGGTCGCCGAGACGATCCGCATGTTGGAAGCCGAATCTTCCGATCTACGGGGTTTACTGCAGTCTATTAACGAAGCTCAATCCTTGGAATCGAACCGTCACAACCTCGAGACTGTCCTCGAAGGCCCTCAGGGTCTGGCACGTCGCTTGGGAACGGACCCCAAAGCCGGTCTCGACCGAGAAACCATCGAAACCCGCCGAGCCTGTTTCGGAGCGAATCGCCTGCCCTCCGCCCCACGCAAGACCTTTGGACAGCTCTTTCTCGACACCTTCGACGACGCTACGCTGCAGATTCTTATCGTGGCCGCACTCGTGTCGCTCGCCGTTGGCTTGTACGACGACCCCGCCACGGGCTACGTCGAAGGCTGCGCCATTCTCGCCGCCGTCCTCGTCGTATCCTTCGTGACGGCCGTCAACGACTTTCAAAAGGAATCGCAGTTTCGCGAATTgtccgccgccaacgatGCGGTAGACGTTCTTGTAGTCCGGAACAACGTACACTGGCAAATACCGGTGGATGAATTAGTCGTGGGGGACGTTGTCTGCGTCGAAGCCGGCGACCAAATACCCTGCGACGGAGTTCTCCTTGTCGCCGATGATGTCCAAGTGGACGAATCTGCCTTGACGGGAGAACCGACTGACGTGGATAAAAGTTTACAAAATGACCCTTTCGTCCTCTCCGGATGCACCATGGAAGCCGGGACGGCCAGATTCCTGGCCATTGCCGTCGGCAAAGACTCGCAGTGGGGTATCATCAAAGCGCATTTAGACAAAGAACACTCGCAGACGCCGCTACAGGAGAAGCTGGACGATATGGCGGCCATGATCGGATACATTGGTAtggcggccgccgccgctacTTTTTTAGCCATGATGTTCATCAAGGTCGTTCTCAAACCGTCCTACCTGGCTCATATTTCCGTCTTTAATTACGCGCTGGAAGCCTTTATTATCGGCGTTACCATTGTGGTAGTGGCCGTCCCGGAAGGTTTGCCTCTGGCGGTGACCATTTCCCTTGCCTTTTCTACCAAGAAAATGTTGGCCGACAAGAACCTCATTCGTCACTTGTCTGCTTGTGAGACCATGGGCAACGCCACAAACATCTGCTCCGACAAGACGGGAACCTTGACCGAAAATCGTATGACGGTGGTGAAAGGAATCTTTGCCGACACGAGGTGTGACGACACCATCAATCGGGTCCCGGTCTTGATCAACAAAAAGGCACTCGAGGTTattttggaaggaattgCCTGTTGTTCTACCGCCAAAGTGATACCAGCGCAAGCGGCCGTTGCCAACGAACACGGTATTGACGATCTGCATCTCGTCGACGATCGCCCCCACATTATTGGCAACAAGACCGAAGCCGCCTTGCTTATCCTGGCGCGTTCATCCTGGACCCCACACGACGATACCGACCAACGTCGCGTCGACGCCAACTTTGGAGCGGAAGGTGGCTCTCGTCTCTTtcctttttcgtcgtcccggaagTGCATGACGGTGTTCGTTACCAAGGACGAAGCTGCAGTCTCGGATACCAGCATTCGTACTCGTCGTGCGACCAAAAATGTCCAATCTTATACATTGTACCATAAAGGAGCGGCCGAAATTGTGTTGGATAAATGCACCAAATACCTGGACATTGACGGTaccgaaaaggaaatgtcGGACCAGAAGCGAGAAGAATTTGCCAAGCTCATTCGCGAATTTGCTTCGCAGGCACTGCGGTGTGTGGCACTAGCTCATCGTCGGGACATACAGAACGTGGTCGATCCGCAAACGGTCACACAACAGGATTGTGAAAaaaagttggaaaaggaaatgtgCCTCGACGCCATTGCGGGTATCATGGACCCCCTGCGGCCGGACGTTGTTGAAGCCGTGGCTATTTGTCAACGTGCGGGCATCTTTGTTCGTATGGTGACGGGGGATAACCTAGACACGGCGGAAGCGATTGCTAGACAAGCTGGTATTCTGACGGAAG GCGGTATTTCCATGATTGGCGAAAAATTCCGCAAGCTAACGCCCGCCCAACTCGACGAAATTCTTCCTCGTTTGCAAGTGTTGGCCCGCTCAAGTCCGGAAGACAAGCATACACTCGTCCAACGTTTGAATGGTGCAGCCATCCCGTCGACCGAATCAGAATGGTGTGAAGCGCACCCGAACAAAGACTTTGCGACCCAACGTAATTTGTTACTTCCGGGCTACAAGGACGAATGGGCCAAGAGCCGATTTGGCGTCGGGGAGGTCGTTGGAGTCACAGGAGATGGAACGAACGATGCTCCCGCACTCAAAGCGGCTGATGTCGGTTTGTCCATGGGATTAAGCGGAACGGATGTAGCCAAAAAAGCTTCAGATATTATTATTATGGACGACAACTTTGCTTCCATCGTCCGCGCCGTACTTTGGGGACGCTCGGTCTTCGACAACATTCGCAAGTTCCTTCAGTTTCAGTTGACGGTCAACGTTGTTGCCTTGACAATTACCTTTTTGGCTGCCGTCGTGGGGTACCAACCTCCCCTCAACGCGGTCATGATGCTGTGGGTCAATCTGATCATGGACACCATGGGTGCACTCGCTCTCGGTACCGAGCCACCTCTCAAGGAGCTTTTGGACCGCCGTCCATACCGCCGCGATTCCAGCTTAATTAGCCGTCCAATGTGGCGCAACATTTTGTGCCAAGCCGTCTTTCAGCTTTCACTCCTGGTCTTTTTGCTAAACAAGGGGCCCGCCATGTTTGAATGCGAAGACGGTTCCAGACATCACTTTACTATTCTTTTCAACGCTTTTGTGTTTTGCCAGGTGTTCAACGAGTTCAATGCACGTGAAATTGGAGATCGCTTTGATCCACTTCGTTCCTTGTCCGAGAGTCCCATGTTTTTACTAGTAATTGTCTTTACCATGGTGGCACAATGGGCAATCGTGGAGTTCGGAGGTGACTTCACACAGACGTATCCGTTGAGTTGGGAAGAGTGGAAGATCACCGTTGGTCTCGGAGCGATATCTTTGCCCGTCGGTTTCTTCATGCGATTGATCCCCGTTTCAGAAGATCCCTCTACGTTCGCCGGTATTGAGCGAAAGAACGGCAAGCCCAAAGAGATCTGGTTGTTGACTCCTCTTCTGATGATTCTGGTTCCAGTCTTCGTGGCCATTGTCTATCAATTGGCTTACGAAATTGACGAGTTTGCCCATGAGACCGAGCATCATTTACCATAG
- a CDS encoding predicted protein has protein sequence MDDLVTAKVLQSYSPAYMISCADAMEASLLARKANNNPAVCSLQGDKRLSLFDAIKVPYALGLMDLQLTKCVAAVVEKLKATPCQDIQEAYLACLDGKMTKTGNLVKCRPLADQLEDCTAKHVGRLD, from the exons ATGGACGATTTGGTGACTGCGAAAGTCCTGCAAAGCTACAGCCCG GCTTATATGATATCGTGTGCGGATGCTATGGAGGCGTCGTTGTTGGCACGAAAGGCCAACAACAATCCTGCTGTATGTTCGTTGCAGGGTGATAAG AGATTGTCCTTGTTCGACGCTATCAAGGTTCCTTACGCCTTAGGTTTAATGGACCTGCAGCTTACCAAGTGCGTCGCCGCCGTGGTTGAAAAGCTAAAGGCCACGCCATGCCAAGATATCCAGGAAGCCTATCTAGCCTGTCTTGACGGGAAAATGACAAAAACCGGGAACCTTGTCAAGTGCAGGCCTTTGGCGGACCAGTTGGAAGATTGCACTGCTAAGCATGTCGGTAGGCTGGACTAG
- a CDS encoding farnesyltranstransferase (expressed protein putatively targeted to plastid, biosynthesis of carotenoids), with protein sequence MRVSLLALVSLTTLSSASAFVAPSTFHFRPRVTLQSTAATDFDLNQYIADKLPLIEKALDESVVSTEKETEKIVEAMKYSLMAGGKRIRPVLCLAACEMFNDGDSTPAMPAAVSLEMIHTMSLIHDDLPSMDNDDLRRGKPTCHVIYGEDVAILAGDALLSDSFRHVAEQTKGVAADRVLDVVVRLGRSVGAKGLAGGQVMDLECEGKGSATLEDLRWIHTHKTATLLQVAVASGAIIGGASAEEVKACEQFALNIGLAFQVADDILDVTQSTEELGKTAGKDEDTDKTTYPKLLGLDGAREEAERLVAEAKKSLEPFGDRATALLALADFIINRKN encoded by the exons ATGCGCGTTTCTCTGTTGGCTCTGGTCTCTCTGACGACCCtttcgtcggcgtcggccTTTGTCGCCCCGTCTACCTTCCACTTTCGTCCTCGAGTGACCCTGCAATCGACTGCCGCCACGGACTTCGACTTGAATCAGTACATTGCGGATAAGCTGCCTTTGATCGAAAAGGCCCTCGATGAATCCGTCGTATCGACCGAGAAAGAGACGGAAAAGATTGTCGAAGCTATGAAATACTCGCTCATGGCGGGTGGCAAGCGGATTCGACCGGTCTTGTGCTTGGCAGCCTGTGAAATGTTCAACGACGGAGACTCTACACCCGCCATGCCGGCAGCTgtttctttggaaatgattCACACCATGAGCTTGATTCACGACGATTTGCCGAGTATGGACAATGATGATCTGCGTCGGGGGAAACCCACGTGTCAC GTGATTTACGGTGAAGACGTGGCTATCTTGGCCGGGGACGCACTTTTGTCCGATTCCTTCAGACACGTCGCTGAGCAGACCAAGGGCGTCGCTGCGGACCGAGTCCTGGATGTGGTGGTGCGACTCGGGCGCTCCGTTGGCGCCAAGGGTCTTGCCGGGGGGCAAGTGATGGATTTGGAATGCGAAGGCAAGGGTTCCGCCACGCTCGAAGATTTGCGTTGGATTCACACGCACAAGACGGCGACCTTGCTGCAAGTCGCGGTTGCCAGTGGGGCCATTATCGGTGGAGCCAGCGCGGAAGAAGTAAAAGCGTGTGAACAGTTCGCACTTAACATTGGTCTGGCCTTTCAAGTTGCGGATGATATTCTTGATGTGACGCAGAGCACGGAAGAACTAGGCAAGACCGCCGGCAAAGACGAAGATACCGACAAGACTACGTATCCCAAGCTTTTGGGCCTAGACGGTGCCCGGGAAGAAGCAGAGCGGCTGGtggccgaagccaagaaatCCCTGGAGCCTTTTGGTGATCGAGCGACAGCTCTTTTAGCACTTGCTGACTTTATCATCAATCGTAAGAATTAA
- a CDS encoding predicted protein — MTGPTPQDEIDRQHAQANKLVEQSQPTPAVRVSDGKEIALRYKTRPVDDLLARGSATLIESATNPQDDDDREDWVVVDEHFPTWNTRGFVDVTALQDLVREGYNQTVPVIPMSVTKTTTTTATESTTTGSPNPSTSGSQKRKTFQASDVKSITNLWSEPNAAVHNVAICRPSHDAWGINKIVLVFCDDFLRDIYELPWWHGRDDMRLAVQPILDVLRIPPQRIVRMLLASLPPGVTIPVHHDTGEWVRHTHRVHVPVLVQNPDRVVFQCGVALDSLQRIPCTPGHVFEINNQAKHAVSNCDTDHRVHLILDYVDADFPLLPRILLRPGEKLLQTRRSIDRLENRGSRPTPSFLILGAQKAGTTSLYEYIVQHPLVVPARRRETHCLDWRWNDKLKSVKAQRAWCHKFYLTQELSLHPSCLTGDSTPSYLLDSRRVIPRIRNIFDWPLKFFVMLRNPIRRAESHFAMVTSSEGTPAQLKARGSEWRNKTFREVVHDDMRTMQTHGLIPYWNVDDGVLDIACFDTFVGSPEEDAAYDRYLAQVPLHTGSHSLISRGLYELQLRPWFVAFDPAAFLVMKLEHFRERGVTTAMEAVWKHLDLPCVSIQNEEAKNVRSYDPIADDSMQVYLERFYAPHNERLVSLLGDDAWNQAWCP, encoded by the coding sequence ATGACTGGTCCGACACCGCAGGATGAAATTGATCGACAGCACGCACAAGCAAACAAGTTGGTGGAGCAGTCGCAACCTACACCAGCTGTTCGTGTGTCGGACGGCAAGGAAATCGCTCTGCGCTACAAGACTCGTCCCGTAGACGACCTTCTAGCACGGGGGAGCGCCACCTTGATCGAATCTGCAACGAATCCgcaagacgacgacgatcgggAAGACTGGGTGGTCGTCGATGAACACTTTCCCACTTGGAACACGCGTGGTTTTGTCGATGTGACGGCCTTGCAGGACTTGGTTCGCGAAGGATACAATCAGACCGTCCCGGTGATACCGATGTCGGTAACAaaaaccacgacgacgacagcaacagaaagCACGACGACAGGGTCGCCCAATCCATCCACTTCCGGTTCCCAAAAGCGCAAAACGTTTCAAGCCTCCGACGTTAAATCCATCACCAATTTATGGAGCGAACCCAACGCCGCCGTCCACAACGTCGCCATCTGCCGTCCCTCGCACGATGCCTGGGGTATCAACAAAATCGTTCTCGTCTTTTGCGACGACTTTTTGCGCGATATTTACGAACTGCCTTGGTGGCACGGGCGCGATGACATGCGGTTGGCCGTACAACCGATTCTGGACGTTTTGCGCATTCCACCGCAGCGGATCGTCCGCATGCTGCTGGCGTCCTTGCCACCTGGGGTGACCATTCCCGTCCACCACGATACGGGAGAATGGGTCCGACACACACATCGCGTCCACGTACCGGTTCTGGTGCAGAACCCTGATCGGGTCGTCTTTCAATGCGGCGTAGCCCTGGATTCCCTCCAGCGCATCCCCTGTACACCTGGTCACGTGTTTGAAATCAACAACCAGGCGAAGCACGCCGTATCCAACTGCGACACTGATCACCGGGTGCATTTGATTCTCGATTACGTTGACGCCGACTTTCCCTTGCTCCCCCGGATTCTTCTCCGACCCGGTGAAAAACTTCTCCAAACACGGCGGTCGATTGATCGATTGGAGAATCGGGGGTCGCGTCCCACACCTTCCTTTTTAATCCTCGGAGCGCAAAAAGCTGGGACCACATCGCTCTACGAATACATCGTCCAGCATCCTTTGGTGGTTCCTGCACGCCGTCGGGAAACTCACTGTTTGGATTGGCGCTGGAACGATAAACTCAAGTCCGTCAAAGCGCAACGCGCTTGGTGTCACAAGTTTTACCTCACCCAGGAACTGTCTCTCCATCCGTCGTGTTTAACAGGCGATTCCACACCATCCTACTTGCTCGATAGCCGTCGGGTAATCCCACGCATTCGCAACATTTTCGACTGGCCCCTCAAGTTTTTCGTAATGTTACGGAATCCCATCCGGCGGGCGGAGTCACATTTTGCCATGGTTACCAGTTCAGAGGGTACACCAGCGCAGCTAAAGGCTCGAGGCTCTGAATGGCGAAACAAAACGTTCCGAGAGGTAGTGCACGACGATATGCGCACGATGCAAACGCATGGACTGATCCCGTACTGGAATGTTGACGACGGTGTTTTGGATATAGCATGTTTTGATACGTTTGTGGGTAGCCCAGAAGAAGACGCGGCGTACGATAGGTATCTAGCACAGGTCCCGTTACACACGGGATCCCACAGTCTGATCAGCCGCGGATTGTACGAACTACAACTTCGACCCTGGTTCGTGGCGTTTGACCCCGCAGCTTTTCTGGTTATGAAGCTCGAGCATTTTCGAGAACGCGGCGTAACAACTGCTATGGAAGCCGTTTGGAAGCATTTGGATTTGCCATGCGTTTCGATACAGAATGAAGAAGCCAAAAACGTTCGTTCTTACGATCCGATCGCCGATGACTCGATGCAAGTCTACTTGGAACGCTTCTACGCACCGCACAATGAGCGCCTGGTGAGTCTTTTGGGCGACGATGCGTGGAATCAAGCCTGGTGTCCATAG
- a CDS encoding predicted protein, producing the protein MIRKLGLLCSVFVLVQHTVSAFQVSGVTDTWFHSRKFSSVWHFGKQKNGRGKTMQGQNMLPMDLTTDTIAITTTISGTWLAEVPVSPEPIHTAFTVATFLPQPFWLLMIALPNNPITKKIMGGLDIPLLCCLVHFFIVATSIVQQGAGVTAPLSEFNNVFDPSGDPQKAFMGMTSNYPNFVAEEWSHVLTWDIFVGRYVWMDGLKRGIFTAPAVLFCNLIGPPGLLIHWITCKLSGKPIFEPSEKQEFENL; encoded by the exons ATGATTCGAAAACTTGGCTTACTCTGCTCGGTGTTCGTCCTGGTGCAGCACACGGTATCGGCGTTTCAAGTATCGGGAGTGACCGATACCTGGTTCCATTCACGCAAGTTCTCCTCCGTTTGGCATTTCGGCAAGCAAAAGAATGGACGTGGTAAAACTATGCAAGGTCAAAATATGTTACCGATGGATTTAACCACCGACACGATCGCCATAACGACGACGATAAGCGGCACTTGGCTCGCCGAAGTCCCCGTCTCACCGGAACCGATCCACACGGCTTTTACCGTCGCCACCTTTCTACCCCAACCATTTTGGCTTCTTATGATCGCTCTCCCCAACAATCCGATTACCAAGAAAATAATGGGTGGACTTG ATATTCCTTTGCTATGCTGCTTGGTACACTTCTTCATTGTGGCTACTTCAATTGTCCAGCAAGGAGCAGGAGTAACGGCACCGCTTTCCGAGTTTAACAACGTCTTTGATCCCAGTGGCGACCCTCAAAAAGCTTTTATGGGAATGACTTCGAATTATCCAAATTTTGTCGCGGAGGAATGGTCGCACGTGTTGACCTGGGATATCTTCGTGGGCCGCTATGTGTGGATGGACGGTCTGAAACGTGGCATCTTTACTGCTCCAGCCGTTCTCTTTTGTAACCTCATTGGACCTCCCGGTTTGTTGATTCACTGGATCACTTGTAAGCTCTCCGGCAAGCCCATCTTTGAACCCTCCGAAAAACAAGAGTTTGAAAATCTCTGA